One Cryptococcus neoformans var. neoformans B-3501A chromosome 10, whole genome shotgun sequence DNA window includes the following coding sequences:
- a CDS encoding 60S ribosomal protein L20 (Match to ESTs gb|CF187028.1|CF187028, gb|CF193454.1|CF193454, gb|CF187244.1|CF187244; HMMPfam hit to Ribosomal_L18ae, Ribosomal L18ae protein family, score: 371.9, E(): 8.2e-109) — MARFTEYSVVGRTLPTEADPAPKLYRMRIFAPNEVVAKSRYWYYLRQLKKAKKAHGEIVALNVIHEKKPLKVKNFAIWLRYDSRSGTHNMVKEFRALSRAEAVESMYQDMAARHRARFRNVQILRVAEVEKKDDIRRPYIKQLLEPGLKFPLPHRRTKSKAWFAANRPSTWA; from the exons ATGGCTCGTTTCACCGAGTACTCTGTTGTGGGCCGAACCCTCCCTACCGAGGCGGACCCTGCTCCCAAGCTCTA CCGCATGAGGATCTTCGCCCCCAACGAGGTCGTCGCCAAGTCCCGATACTGGTACTACCTTCGTcagttgaagaaggccaagaaggctCACGGTGAGATCGTTGCCCTCAACGTC ATCCACGAGAAGAAGCCCCTTAAGGTTAAGAACTTCGCTATCTGGCTCCGATACGACTCTCGATCTGGTACCCACAAC ATGGTTAAGGAGTTCCGTGCTCTTTCCCGTGCCGAGGCCGTCGAGTCTATGTACCAGGACATGGCTGCCCGACACCGTGCCCGATTCAGGAATGTTCAGATCCTCCGTGTTgctgaggttgagaagaaggacgacaTCAGGAGGCCTTACATCAAGCAGCTCCTCGAGCCCGGACTCAAgttccctcttccccaccGAAGGACCAAGTCCAAGGCTTGGTTCGCCGCCAACAGGCCT TCTACCTGGGCTTAA